A genomic region of Arachis hypogaea cultivar Tifrunner chromosome 5, arahy.Tifrunner.gnm2.J5K5, whole genome shotgun sequence contains the following coding sequences:
- the LOC112801866 gene encoding DNA-binding protein RHL1 isoform X1 has product MARGKKKNVDEAEATDMDPSTNSEAIERKRLKALAFSTGILSDVPDGDAGSVHLKPSSTVAKHHGKDIIKKSQRKSTRFLFSFPGLLAPIAGGKIGELTDLGTKNPILYLDFPQGQMKLFGTIVYPKNRYLTLQFSKGGKNVMCEDSFDNMIVFSDACWIGRKDENPEEAKLEFPKELHEGQQAEYDFKGGAGANSAVNKAVHKTEIQYAESDSPKTPVDNDLSDSEMNSKDTKEMVPVRHSGRITRKSYKFAELSSDDGSGASSPDLSEDEEKLGKSPCSVVVGIDNEDTTEVNQVREENKEHASGLKSKKVPRSASATANNEDVSSNNASLVQPTIGALFKKAEEKKASTRKPQSSKVTGQKLQPGGSKRKIDQDAGTKKRARKTKDKTFDEHITVKSKGHKVEDDDDDDDDDDDDDDDDDIEEFSNASEDDNDGDDNDSDEDWTA; this is encoded by the exons ATGGCGCGCGGAAAGAAGAAGAACGTCGACGAAGCCGAAGCAACTGACATGGATCCCTCAACAAACTCTGAAGCCATAGAGCGCAAGAGGCTCAAGGCGTTGGCGTTCTCCACCGGCATTCTCTCCGACGTTCCCGACGGCGATGCCGGTTCCGTCCACCTGAAGCCGTCATCGACGGTGGCGAAGCACCACGGTAAGGACATCATCAAGAAGTCTCAGAGGAAGAGCACAAGGTTCCTCTTCTCGTTCCCCGGCCTCCTTGCTCCCATCGCCGGCGGTAAGATCGGCGAGCTCACGGATCTAGGAACGAAAAACCCTATTCTCTACCTCGATTTTCCGCAG GGCCAAATGAAGTTATTTGgtacaattgtatatcccaagaACAGATACCTGACTCTACAGTTCTCCAAAGGTGGGAAGAATGTAATGTGCGAAGATTCTTTTGATAACATG ATTGTATTTTCGGATGCATGTTGGATTGGGAGGAAAGATGAGAATCCAGAAGAAGCTAAGCTGGAATTTCCTAAAGAATTGCATGAG GGACAGCAAGCTGAATATGACTTTAAAGGGGGTGCAGGTGCAAATTCTGCAGTTAATAAAGCTGTGCACAAAACCGAAATTCAATATGCAGAATCAGATTCACCAAAGACACCAGTTGACAATGATTTATCAGATAGTGAAATGAATTCAAAAGATACGAAGGAAATGGTCCCAGTCCGCCATTCAGGAAGAATTACAAGGAAATCATATAA ATTTGCAGAACTTTCCTCTGATGATGGTTCTGGTGCAAGCAGCCCCGACCTTTCTGAAGATGAAGAAAAATTG GGAAAAAGCCCATGCTCTGTAGTTGTTGGCATTGATAATGAGGATACAACAGAAGTGAATCAAGTCCGTGAGGAAAATAAAGAGCATGCTTCAGGCTTAAAATCTAAGAAAGTTCCTCGATCTGCTTCAGCCACTGCAAATAATGAAGATGTGTCTAGTAACAATGCTTCACTTGTCCAGCCTACTATAGGGGCATTATTCAAGAAAGCAGAAGAGAAG AAGGCTTCGACAAGGAAACCTCAATCATCTAAAG TTACTGGCCAGAAATTGCAGCCTGGTGGTTCAAAAAGAAAGATTGATCAG GATGCAGGAACCAAAAAACGGGCAAGGAAGACCAAGGACAAAACTTTCG ATGAACATATTACAGTAAAAAGCAAGGGGCATAAG gttgaagatgatgatgatgatgatgatgacgatgatgatgatgatgatgatgatgacattgaagaattttcaaatgctTCAGAG gaTGATAATGATGGCGATGATAATGATAGCGATGAAGACTGGACTGCCTGA
- the LOC112801866 gene encoding DNA-binding protein RHL1 isoform X2, translating to MARGKKKNVDEAEATDMDPSTNSEAIERKRLKALAFSTGILSDVPDGDAGSVHLKPSSTVAKHHGKDIIKKSQRKSTRFLFSFPGLLAPIAGGKIGELTDLGTKNPILYLDFPQGQMKLFGTIVYPKNRYLTLQFSKGGKNVMCEDSFDNMIVFSDACWIGRKDENPEEAKLEFPKELHEGQQAEYDFKGGAGANSAVNKAVHKTEIQYAESDSPKTPVDNDLSDSEMNSKDTKEMVPVRHSGRITRKSYKFAELSSDDGSGASSPDLSEDEEKLGKSPCSVVVGIDNEDTTEVNQVREENKEHASGLKSKKVPRSASATANNEDVSSNNASLVQPTIGALFKKAEEKASTRKPQSSKVTGQKLQPGGSKRKIDQDAGTKKRARKTKDKTFDEHITVKSKGHKVEDDDDDDDDDDDDDDDDDIEEFSNASEDDNDGDDNDSDEDWTA from the exons ATGGCGCGCGGAAAGAAGAAGAACGTCGACGAAGCCGAAGCAACTGACATGGATCCCTCAACAAACTCTGAAGCCATAGAGCGCAAGAGGCTCAAGGCGTTGGCGTTCTCCACCGGCATTCTCTCCGACGTTCCCGACGGCGATGCCGGTTCCGTCCACCTGAAGCCGTCATCGACGGTGGCGAAGCACCACGGTAAGGACATCATCAAGAAGTCTCAGAGGAAGAGCACAAGGTTCCTCTTCTCGTTCCCCGGCCTCCTTGCTCCCATCGCCGGCGGTAAGATCGGCGAGCTCACGGATCTAGGAACGAAAAACCCTATTCTCTACCTCGATTTTCCGCAG GGCCAAATGAAGTTATTTGgtacaattgtatatcccaagaACAGATACCTGACTCTACAGTTCTCCAAAGGTGGGAAGAATGTAATGTGCGAAGATTCTTTTGATAACATG ATTGTATTTTCGGATGCATGTTGGATTGGGAGGAAAGATGAGAATCCAGAAGAAGCTAAGCTGGAATTTCCTAAAGAATTGCATGAG GGACAGCAAGCTGAATATGACTTTAAAGGGGGTGCAGGTGCAAATTCTGCAGTTAATAAAGCTGTGCACAAAACCGAAATTCAATATGCAGAATCAGATTCACCAAAGACACCAGTTGACAATGATTTATCAGATAGTGAAATGAATTCAAAAGATACGAAGGAAATGGTCCCAGTCCGCCATTCAGGAAGAATTACAAGGAAATCATATAA ATTTGCAGAACTTTCCTCTGATGATGGTTCTGGTGCAAGCAGCCCCGACCTTTCTGAAGATGAAGAAAAATTG GGAAAAAGCCCATGCTCTGTAGTTGTTGGCATTGATAATGAGGATACAACAGAAGTGAATCAAGTCCGTGAGGAAAATAAAGAGCATGCTTCAGGCTTAAAATCTAAGAAAGTTCCTCGATCTGCTTCAGCCACTGCAAATAATGAAGATGTGTCTAGTAACAATGCTTCACTTGTCCAGCCTACTATAGGGGCATTATTCAAGAAAGCAGAAGAGAAG GCTTCGACAAGGAAACCTCAATCATCTAAAG TTACTGGCCAGAAATTGCAGCCTGGTGGTTCAAAAAGAAAGATTGATCAG GATGCAGGAACCAAAAAACGGGCAAGGAAGACCAAGGACAAAACTTTCG ATGAACATATTACAGTAAAAAGCAAGGGGCATAAG gttgaagatgatgatgatgatgatgatgacgatgatgatgatgatgatgatgatgacattgaagaattttcaaatgctTCAGAG gaTGATAATGATGGCGATGATAATGATAGCGATGAAGACTGGACTGCCTGA
- the LOC112801867 gene encoding plastid division protein CDP1, chloroplastic, producing the protein MAFANASAIAPSSLRYFARVGSFDLKVPFSGIHGDVGSGFCGSSFCVGLHAGKSDVVLERRRLKPVDTRIIENAQLKSTVEIPVSCYQLIGVPDRAEKDEIVKAVMGLKNAEIEEGYSLDVVASRLDLLMDVRDKLLFEPEYAGDLKEKIPPKSSLRIPWSWLPAALCLLHEVGESKLVLETGRANLQHQDAKPYTDDLLLSMALAECAIAKAGFEKNKVSQGFEALARAQCLLRSKPSLAKMTLLSQIEESLEELAPACTLELLSMPNSVENFDRRRGAIAALRELLRQGLDVEASCQVQDWPSFLSQAFNSLLAGEIVDLLPWDNLAVMRKNKKTIESQNQRVVIDSNCLYRVFIAHLALGFSSKQKELINKAKNICECLIASEGIDLKFEEAFCLFLLGQGTEADAVEKLKQLELNSNPKHKSVLGKAIMDASVENPSLEKWLKDSALALFPDTKDCSPALVNFFNAQKKFPGSKKGSGAPQLVPTICHRPLSSSGSLERRDLEEPRSYTSSSPNIGYAVKQLTPTDLQNSLLSGKDENGSSLHESPVQVNRSLGTHRNGIWDGPYTHPHIFGRITYITVLGCIAFATVKLFGMNLSKSSSHWTSTRANNNSAWTTDSSADCTMGPAYIRGSNIAGRMKKIFAIVKQPFLQQSDAGNQSDLRASLSKSSSHVNVYRRLVMPLEEAEKLVKQWQAIKAEALGPSHVVTSLAQVLDESMLAQWQALADAANERSCYWRFVLLKLSVLRADILSDGSGVDMAEIEALLEEAAELVDDSQQKNPNYYSTYKVKYILKRQEDGSWKFCEGDIRTP; encoded by the exons ATGGCATTTGCGAATGCTTCAGCGATCGCTCCTTCATCTCTGCGTTACTTTGCTCGCGTTGGTTCCTTTGATTTGAAGGTTCCATTTTCGGGTATTCATGGCGATGTGGGTTCCGGGTTTTGTGGTTCTTCATTCTGCGTTGGGTTACACGCGGGGAAGAGTGATGTTGTGCTCGAGAGGAGAAGATTGAAGCCCGTTGATACCCGCATTATTGAAAATGCTCAGTTGAAATCAACTGTTGAAATCCCTGTTTCTTGCTACCAG CTCATTGGTGTTCCTGATCGAGCTGAGAAAGATGAAATCGTTAAAGCAGTTATGGGTTTGAAAAATGCAGAAATTGAAGAGGGTTATTCCTTGGATGTTGTTGCATCTCGCCTG GATCTGCTGATGGATGTCAGGGATAAGCTTCTATTTGAGCCAGAATATGCTGGTGATCTGAAGGAAAAGATTCCCCCTAAATCCTCCCTTCGAATTCCTTGGTCTTGGTTGCCTGCTGCCCTGTGCCTACTTCATGAA GTTGGAGAATCAAAGCTTGTATTAGAGACTGGACGGGCGAATCTTCAGCATCAAGATGCCAAACCTTACACAGATGATTTGCTTCTTTCTATGGCACTAGCTGAG TGTGCAATTGCAAAGGCTGGCTTTGAGAAGAACAAAGTTTCTCAAGGTTTTGAAGCTCTTGCTCGCGCCCAGTGTCTTCTAAGGAGTAAACCATCTCTTGCAAAAATGACTCTGCTATCCCAA ATTGAAGAATCTCTAGAAGAGCTTGCACCTGCTTGCACCTTAGAACTTCTGAGCATGCCTAATTCTGTTGAGAATTTTGATCGAAGGCGAGGTGCTATTGCGGCTTTGCGTGAATTACTCAGACAGGGTCTTGATGTTGAAGCTTCATGCCAAGTGCAAGACTGGCCTTCATTTCTAAGCCAAGCATTCAATAGTTTGCTGGCTGGTGAGATAGTTGATCTTCTACCTTGGGATAACTTAGCAGTGATGCGAAAGAATAAGAAGACAATTGAATCACAAAATCAAAGGGTAGTAATTGATTCAAACTGTTTATATAGAGTATTTATTGCTCATTTGGCACTTGGATTTTCAAGCAAGCAAAAAGAGTTG ATTAACAAAGCGAAAAACATATGTGAATGTTTAATAGCTTCTGAGGGCATTGATCTGAAGTTTGAGGAAGCTTTTTGCTTATTCCTTCTTGGCCAg GGTACAGAGGCTGATGCAGTTGAAAAGCTTAAGCAGCTTGAGCTGAACTCAAATCCAAAACATAAATCGGTCTTGGGAAAGGCAATAATGGATGCTTCTGTTGAAAACCCATCATTG GAAAAATGGCTGAAGGATTCTGCACTTGCTTTGTTTCCAGATACTAAAGATTGTTCTCCTGCTCTG GTCAATTTCTTTAATGCTCAAAAGAAGTTTCCAGGAAGCAAGAAAGGTAGTGGAGCTCCACAATTGGTGCCTACTATATGTCATAGACCTCTGTCCTCATCTGGTTCATTAGAACGAAGAGATCTTGAGGAACCTCGCTCCTATACAAGCTCTTCTCCAAATATAGGGTATGCAGTCAAACAACTGACTCCTACTGATTTGCAGAATTCATTGCTATCTGGCAAAGATGAAAATGGAAGCAGTCTTCACGAATCACCTGTTCAAGTGAACAGAAGTCTAGGCACTCATCGCAATGGAATTTGGGATGGTCCCTACACTCATCCACACATATTTGGAAGAATAACATACATTACTGTACTTGGTTGTATTGCTTTTGCTACTGTCAAGTTGTTTGGAATGAACTTAAGCAAGAGCAGCTCTCATTGGACTTCAACTAGAGCCAATAATAACAGTGCTTGGACAACAGATTCTTCTGCTGACTGCACTATGGGCCCTGCTTACATCAGGGGTAGTAACATTGCTGGCAGAATGAAGAAAATCTTTGCAATAGTTAAGCAACCATTTTTGCAGCAGTCCGATGCCGGAAATCAAAGTGATTTGCGCGCCTCTCTTAGCAAATCATCATCCCATGTTAATGTGTACAGGAGGCTGGTGATGCCTTTGGAAGAGGCTGAAAAGCTTGTTAAACAATGGCAAGCAATCAAAGCTGAAGCTTTGGGACCTAGCCATGTAGTTACTTCCCTAGCTCAAGTCCTTGATGAGTCCATGCTTGCTCAG TGGCAAGCTTTGGCTGATGCGGCAAATGAAAGATCTTGTTACTGGAGGTTTGTTTTGCTAAAATTGTCTGTCCTACGAGCGGACATTCTATCAGATGGGAGTGGAGTAGACATGGCAGAAATAGAGGCTCTCCTAGAGGAAGCAGCAGAACTAGTTGATGATTCTCAGCAAAAGAACCCAAATTACTACAG cACTTATAAAGTTAAGTATATCCTCAAGAGGCAAGAAGATGGATCATGGAAGTTCTGTGAAGGTGATATACGAACACCATGA